The following are encoded together in the Candidatus Desulfofervidus auxilii genome:
- a CDS encoding biopolymer transporter ExbD encodes MIRLKNNVNNGTKISLTPLIDMVFLLIIFFLLTTRFITEEGISVKLPQARSTTPQTQREITVYVTKEGRIFIGNRELTLPQLYHELRILIGSDKNKLVVIKADREVILNKVVKVMDIAKTAGAAKLCIAARREEYDE; translated from the coding sequence ATGATAAGGCTTAAAAATAATGTAAATAATGGTACAAAAATCTCTCTTACACCTTTAATAGATATGGTATTTTTGCTAATTATATTCTTTCTTTTAACTACAAGATTTATTACTGAAGAGGGTATTTCAGTAAAGCTTCCTCAAGCACGTTCTACAACACCACAGACTCAAAGAGAAATTACAGTTTATGTAACTAAGGAAGGAAGAATATTTATTGGAAACAGAGAACTCACTTTACCTCAACTTTACCATGAACTTAGGATTCTTATAGGCTCTGATAAGAATAAATTGGTAGTGATAAAAGCAGATAGAGAAGTGATTTTAAATAAAGTAGTAAAAGTAATGGATATTGCAAAAACTGCTGGTGCAGCAAAGCTTTGTATTGCAGCAAGAAGAGAGGAATATGACGAATAA
- a CDS encoding energy transducer TonB codes for MTNKNKAIRIFFIISLAIHIYILFYFNNIFSVKTPEKRIEIELKEIKEEKSPQILFTPKRVKQVIPNLNPIKGIEHQIKLRQYPKTVAEPIKEIEYEPISITDAFSFFPKHYKFNNINKNSAKEKTSPISYYLQLVKQKIEKNKRYPLLARNKGIEGEVLLKFEILKNGKVKSIKIVKSSHYQILDKAAIESIKKANPFPPFPKELKENSLIINISLRFELKDM; via the coding sequence ATGACGAATAAAAATAAAGCTATAAGAATATTTTTTATTATCTCCTTAGCAATTCATATATATATATTATTTTACTTTAATAATATATTCTCTGTAAAAACACCTGAGAAAAGGATAGAGATAGAACTAAAAGAAATAAAGGAAGAAAAATCTCCTCAAATTTTATTTACGCCAAAGAGGGTTAAACAAGTAATTCCTAATTTAAATCCAATAAAAGGCATAGAACATCAAATAAAACTTAGGCAATATCCAAAGACTGTTGCAGAACCTATTAAAGAAATAGAATATGAACCTATTTCAATAACAGATGCATTTAGTTTCTTTCCAAAACATTACAAATTTAATAATATCAATAAAAATTCTGCCAAAGAAAAAACTTCTCCAATTTCTTATTATTTGCAACTTGTTAAACAAAAAATTGAAAAAAATAAAAGATATCCATTACTTGCAAGAAATAAAGGAATTGAAGGTGAAGTATTGTTAAAATTTGAAATTTTAAAAAATGGAAAAGTAAAAAGTATAAAAATAGTTAAATCCAGTCATTATCAGATTTTAGATAAGGCAGCTATAGAAAGTATTAAAAAAGCTAATCCATTTCCGCCTTTTCCAAAAGAATTAAAAGAAAATTCGCTGATTATAAATATATCTTTACGTTTTGAATTGAAAGATATGTAA